Part of the Pseudomonas sp. P8_241 genome is shown below.
TTCTTCGGCGCGGTGTTGCTGCTGCGCATGCGCCTCGAAGTGCTCAAGCGCGAAGCGCGGGCCAGTTGGGTAAAAGCCGAAGTGGAAAACAGCCTGGAGGTCGTTCGATGAGTTTTGCTTCATTCGGCGACTTCATCGCCATGGGCCATCATGGCCTGTATGTCTGGTCAGCCTATGGCATCTGCCTGGCGGTATTGGCCCTCAACGTGGCGGCGCCGATCCTGGCCCGCAAGCGGTATCTGCAACAAGAGGCGCGTCGTCTGCGCCGGGAGAACGGCAAGTGAATCCGCTGCGCAAAAAGCGTCTTATCATCATTCTCGCGATTCTGGTCGGGGTCGGCGCTGCCGTCGGCCTGGCCCTGAGCGCCCTGCAGCAGAACATCAACCTGTTTTACACGCCGACCCAGATCGCCAACGGCGAAGCCCCGCAAGACACGCG
Proteins encoded:
- the ccmD gene encoding heme exporter protein CcmD; the protein is MSFASFGDFIAMGHHGLYVWSAYGICLAVLALNVAAPILARKRYLQQEARRLRRENGK